One window of the Branchiostoma lanceolatum isolate klBraLanc5 chromosome 3, klBraLanc5.hap2, whole genome shotgun sequence genome contains the following:
- the LOC136429115 gene encoding GFP-like fluorescent chromoprotein amFP486, with translation MRTIVKPLPATHELHISGSINGNGFDITGRGSGNPKEGSEELQLKFNKGGLQFSPWILVPHLGYGFYQYLPFPDGAMSPFQAAMHDGSGYQVRREIQYEDGATVTGIYRYTYEGSHIKGEFQVDGTGFPADGPVMTNSLTDLDCSVTKMMYIDNKTVTSTADQTYITANGKRYQGTVRTNNIFAKPMAGNILQKQPMFVFRKTELKHSKNELNFKEWQKAFSDLI, from the exons ATGCGTACTATTGTCAAG CCTCTTCCAGCGACTCATGAGTTACACATTTCTGGATCCATCAATGGCAACGGGTTCGACATAACGGGTCGTGGCAGCGGGAACCCTAAGGAG GGTTCTGAGGAGCTCCAGCTGAAGTTCAACAAGGGTGGCCTCCAATTCTCCCCTTGGATCCTGGTACCTCACCTCGGATATGGCTTCTACCAGTACCTGCCCTTCCCCGACGGAGCGATGTCACCTTTCCAGGCTGCTATGCACGATGGCTCTGG GTACCAGGTCCGTCGCGAAATACAGTATGAAGACGGTGCCACGGTGACTGGCATCTACCGCTACACCTACGAGGGAAGCCACATCAAAGGAGAGTTTCAG GTGGATGGGACCGGATTCCCTGCTGACGGCCCTGTGATGACCAACTCGCTCACTGATCTGGACTGCTCCGTGACCAAGATGATGTACATCGATAACAAAACCGTCACTAGCACCGCTGaccagacctacat CACTGCAAATGGCAAGCGCTACCAGGGCACAGTGCGGACCAACAACATTTTTGCCAAGCCGATGGCGGGCAACATCCTGCAGAAGCAGCCGATGTTCGTGTTCCGTAAGACGGAGCTCAAGCACTCCAAGAACGAGCTCAACTTCAAGGAGTGGCAGAAGGCCTTCAGCGATCTGATTTGA